The sequence TGACGGCGCCGTGTGCAATCGTCGCCACCGGAACCGTCCGAACCGTGGTGGCAACGCCTCCGAGGCACCCAACCATGCTCGCGTACTGTGGGGCGACCGCTGGGACGACGCTCGCCGCACTTCGAACCGATCGCCGGGTGGCTCGCCCGGGGCGGCACGGCGTCGCAATACGATCGCTGCGCCGGACACGAGAATCCTCGAGCCACCTCGACCTGCCGTGGTAAACTTCACGAGCTCACGAGTTCCTTTCGCATCGAGCGTCACACCAGCGCGGGCACAGATCGCCGGCCACAGCACCGCCCGCCCCTCGCGCGTCGTGGACTCCAGCGCCGCCGCCGGGCACGACACGCGCTCGCACGACGGCGCAACCACCACTCCGATCGCGTCGACGTGCCGCTCCACATCGCGTCGCCAGGTGGCCGCCTGATCGGCGATCGCGAGGATCTGGTCCGAGAACCCGGGCGTTGCCGCCTCGAGCGCGGGCAGCAGTTCGTGGCGCACGCGACCGCGCAGGAAGGCGCGCGACACGTTCATCGGATCCTCGAGATAGGCCACCTTCTCGAGCACGGCCCATCGCGCCAGCTCGGCCCGCGACACGCCGAGCCAGGGACGCACCACACGCGAGGGCGCCGCCAGCGCCGCCATTCCGCGGGCACCCGCCCCGCGCAACAGCCGCATCACGACAGTCTCGAGCTGATCGTCGCGCGTATGCGCCGTGGCCACACGCGCCTTGAAGGCGCGAGCGATCCGGCCCAG is a genomic window of Gemmatimonas sp. containing:
- the tilS gene encoding tRNA lysidine(34) synthetase TilS, translating into GGAAVGGGVGGAGRPPPPPTPGQSEAAWRAARWDFLGRIARAFKARVATAHTRDDQLETVVMRLLRGAGARGMAALAAPSRVVRPWLGVSRAELARWAVLEKVAYLEDPMNVSRAFLRGRVRHELLPALEAATPGFSDQILAIADQAATWRRDVERHVDAIGVVVAPSCERVSCPAAALESTTREGRAVLWPAICARAGVTLDAKGTRELVKFTTAGRGGSRILVSGAAIVLRRRAAPGEPPGDRFEVRRASSQRSPHSTRAWLGASEALPPRFGRFRWRRLHTAPSSASAAEQDLWTMGIPRGEQVALRVWTAGDRIRTAGAPAGRRVTRYFSEAHVPALDRPSWPVVLVDNEPVWVPGVCRGLTAPSRPGRPELIWYRCEPEFD